TCATCAAATTTAATGTATGAACCGTCAGCTCTTCTTACACCTTTTTTAGTACGTACGATAACAGCTTTAACAACGTCACCTTTTTTAACAACGCCGCCTGGTGTTGCATCTTTAACCGCAGCAACGATAACATCACCAATACTGCCGTATCTTCTGGTAGAACCACCTAATACACGAATGCAAAGTAATTCTTTTGCTCCTGTATTATCAGCTACTCTTAATCTACTTTCTTGTTGGATCATGAGAAGTGACCTCCTTTCAAGATTACTAATACTATTTTGCTTTTTCTACAATTTCAACAAGTCTAAAACGTTTTGACTTAGATAGTGGTCTTGTTTCCATTACTCTAACTTTATCGCCGATTTGACACTCATTGTTTTCATCATGAGCATGTAATTTATAAGTTCTTTTTACGATTTTACCGTAAAGAGGATGTTTTACATTGTTTACTACTGCAACAGTAATCGTTTTATCCATTTTATTGCTTACAACGTTACCCATTAATACTTTTCGCATATTTCTTTCTGACACGACTTAGCCTCCTCTCTATTACACAGTTGCTTTTTGTGTAATAATAGTTTGAATACGTGCGATATTCTTTCTTACTTCTTTAATTCTTGCTGTATTATCGAGTTGATTGGTAGCATTTTGAAATCTTAAGTTAAAAAGTTCTTTTTTCGCATTCACCAACTCAACGTTTAGCTCTTCAGATGTTTTTGTTATTAATTCTTCTAAGAATGCTCTACTCTTCACTACCATCACCTGCCATTTCTTGTTCAGCACGAGATACTATCTTGCATTTCATAGGTAATTTGTGAACTGCAAGTCTTAACGCTTCTCTAGCTGTTTCTTCTGCTACACCTGATAATTCAAACATTACTCTACCTGGTTTAACTACTGCTACCCAATACTCAGGTGAACCTTTACCAGAACCCATACGTGTTTCTGCTGGTTTAGCTGTTACTGGTTTATCTGGGAATATTTTAATCCATACTTTACCACCACGTTTGATATAACGTGTCATCGCAATACGGGCAGCTTCGATTTGGTTTGATTTTACCCATGCTGGTTCCATTGCAACAATACCAAAATCACCATAAGTAATTTTATTTCCACGGGTAGCTTTACCTGTCATACGTCCACGGAATTGTTTGCGACGCTTTACTCTTTTAGGCATTAACATTAGTTAGCGCTCCCTTCCTTTTTAACTTTTTGTGGAAGTACCTCTCCTTTGTATATCCACACTTTAACACCGATCTTACCGTAAGTTGTATCTGCTTCTGCAAATCCATATTCAATATCCGCTCTTAATGTCTGGAGTGGAATAGTGCCATCTGAATAATGCTCTGTACGTGCCATTTCTGCTCCGCCTAAACGACCTGAGCATTGAACTTTAATACCTTTTGCTCCAGCTTTGAATGATTTACCCATAGCTTGTTTCATCGCACGACGGAATGAAACACGGTTTTCAAGTTGAAGTGCAATATTTTCAGCAACGAGTTGTGCACATGCTTCTGGACGCTTTACTTCAACAATGTTGATTGCAACTTTGTTTGCCGTAAGCTTTTCTACTTGCTTACGAAGCTCATCAATAGATGATCCACCCTTACCAATTACGATCCCTGGTTTAGATGTATGAACGTGGATTCTAACACGTTTAGACATTCTTTCAATTTCAATTTTGTCTATGCCAGCTGAATATAATTTTTTCTTAATGAATTTTCTGATTTTATTATCTTCTACTAGGTTATTAGCAAAGTCTTTTTTATCTGCATACCATCTGGCATCCCAACCTTTGATAACACCTACTCTTAATCCATGAGGATTGACTTTTTGGCCCATACCTAACCTCCTTATCTTTCATTTAGTACCACTGTAATGTGGCTTGTTTGTTTGTCGATTCTATAAGCACGACCTTGAGCACGTGGACGAATTCTTTTAAGTGTTGGCCCTTTAGTAGAAAAGGCTTCTTCAACAAATAAGTTAGCTGTCTCCATACTATTATTATGCTCAGCATTTGCTACAGCTGATTTTACTAATTTTTCTATAATACGTGCACCGTATCTTGGTGTGTATGCTAAGATTGCAAGTGCAGTATTAACATCTTTTCCTTTGATTTGGTTAAGCACGATATTTGCCTTAGTACTAGATAAACGTACAAATGTTACTTTTGCTTTTGGTCTTGAGTCTTTTTGAGCATTTCTCTCTTTTTTGATCTGGCTTCTATGTCCTTTTGCCATTTTTAAAGACCTCCTTCCGTAAATAATTAATTAACGAACTCTTGATTTCTTTTCTGCATCTTTACCATGACCACGGTAAGTTCTTGTTAATGCAAATTCACCTAATTTATGTCCTACCATATCTTCTGTTACAAAAACTGGAACATGTTTTCTTCCGTCATGTACAGCGATAGTATGTCCTACCATGCTAGGGAATATTGTTGAACGACGTGACCATGATTTGATTACTTTTTTCTCATCCGCTGCGTTCATTTCATCTATTTTCTTTAATAAATGTTTATCAGCAAATGGTCCTTTTTTGATGGAACGAGCCATTAATGATGCCTCCCTTCACTACTTTACATTATTTTTTGTTACGAGCACGTACAATATATTTGTTTGATTGCTTATTTTTCTTTCTTGTTTTGTATCCAAGAGCTGGTTTACCCCAAGGTGTACATGGATTTGGACGTCCAATTGGTGATCTACCTTCTCCACCACCGTGAGGGTGATCGTTAGGGTTCATAACAGATCCACGAACTGTAGGGCGAATACCCATATGACGTTTACGTCCTGCTTTACCAATATTGATAAGCTCATGATCGATGTTACCAACTTGACCTATTGTAGCTCTACACTCGATAGGTAAAAGTCTCATTTCTCCTGAAGGAAGTTTAACTGTTGCATACTTGCCTTCTTTAGCCATAAGCTGTGCTGACATACCTGCTGCACGAACAAGCTGCCCGCCTTTGCCTGGTTTCATTTCAAGGTTATGAATAGTAGCACCTATTGGCATATCTTTCATTCTGAGTGCGTTTCCAATGCGAATTTCCGCTGTTTCACCACTCATTAATTTGTCGCCTACTTTAAGCCCTACTGGAGCTAAAATATAGCTTTTTTCTCCATCCGCATAAGCAAGTAATGCAATATTTGCTGTTCTGTTTGGATCATATTCGATACCTACAACAGTTGCTGGTACACCATCTTTATTACGTTTGAAGTCGATGATTCTATATTTAATTTTATATCCGCCGCCACGATGACGAACTGTAATTTTCCCTTGGTTGTTTCTTCCTGAGTTTTTCTTTAAAGTAACCATTAAAGATCTTTCAGGAGTTGTTTTTGTGATTTCTTCAAATGATGAAGAAGTCATATGTCTTCTTGAAGGGGTATATGGTCTATATTTTTTGATACCCATCGCACTTTCACTCCTTTCAATCAATGCATTTACACTTAGCCGTGTGTTTCATCTTTATCTATTAAACTACATTCCTTGGAAAAAGTCAATGTCTTTACTATCTTGGTTAAGTTTAACAATTGCTTTTTTGTAGTCACTTGTTTTACCAACTGACTTGCCACGGCGTTTTGTTTTACCTTCGTAATTAGCCGTATTA
This genomic window from Cellulosilyticum sp. I15G10I2 contains:
- the rpsQ gene encoding 30S ribosomal protein S17, whose translation is MRKVLMGNVVSNKMDKTITVAVVNNVKHPLYGKIVKRTYKLHAHDENNECQIGDKVRVMETRPLSKSKRFRLVEIVEKAK
- the rpmC gene encoding 50S ribosomal protein L29, giving the protein MKSRAFLEELITKTSEELNVELVNAKKELFNLRFQNATNQLDNTARIKEVRKNIARIQTIITQKATV
- the rpsC gene encoding 30S ribosomal protein S3, with protein sequence MGQKVNPHGLRVGVIKGWDARWYADKKDFANNLVEDNKIRKFIKKKLYSAGIDKIEIERMSKRVRIHVHTSKPGIVIGKGGSSIDELRKQVEKLTANKVAINIVEVKRPEACAQLVAENIALQLENRVSFRRAMKQAMGKSFKAGAKGIKVQCSGRLGGAEMARTEHYSDGTIPLQTLRADIEYGFAEADTTYGKIGVKVWIYKGEVLPQKVKKEGSAN
- the rplP gene encoding 50S ribosomal protein L16, with the translated sequence MLMPKRVKRRKQFRGRMTGKATRGNKITYGDFGIVAMEPAWVKSNQIEAARIAMTRYIKRGGKVWIKIFPDKPVTAKPAETRMGSGKGSPEYWVAVVKPGRVMFELSGVAEETAREALRLAVHKLPMKCKIVSRAEQEMAGDGSEE
- the rplN gene encoding 50S ribosomal protein L14, with the translated sequence MIQQESRLRVADNTGAKELLCIRVLGGSTRRYGSIGDVIVAAVKDATPGGVVKKGDVVKAVIVRTKKGVRRADGSYIKFDENAAVIIKEDKNPRGTRIFGPVARELREKKYTKILSLAPEVL
- the rplB gene encoding 50S ribosomal protein L2, giving the protein MGIKKYRPYTPSRRHMTSSSFEEITKTTPERSLMVTLKKNSGRNNQGKITVRHRGGGYKIKYRIIDFKRNKDGVPATVVGIEYDPNRTANIALLAYADGEKSYILAPVGLKVGDKLMSGETAEIRIGNALRMKDMPIGATIHNLEMKPGKGGQLVRAAGMSAQLMAKEGKYATVKLPSGEMRLLPIECRATIGQVGNIDHELINIGKAGRKRHMGIRPTVRGSVMNPNDHPHGGGEGRSPIGRPNPCTPWGKPALGYKTRKKNKQSNKYIVRARNKK
- the rplV gene encoding 50S ribosomal protein L22, which produces MAKGHRSQIKKERNAQKDSRPKAKVTFVRLSSTKANIVLNQIKGKDVNTALAILAYTPRYGARIIEKLVKSAVANAEHNNSMETANLFVEEAFSTKGPTLKRIRPRAQGRAYRIDKQTSHITVVLNER
- the rpsS gene encoding 30S ribosomal protein S19, giving the protein MARSIKKGPFADKHLLKKIDEMNAADEKKVIKSWSRRSTIFPSMVGHTIAVHDGRKHVPVFVTEDMVGHKLGEFALTRTYRGHGKDAEKKSRVR